Proteins encoded within one genomic window of Bos mutus isolate GX-2022 chromosome 9, NWIPB_WYAK_1.1, whole genome shotgun sequence:
- the SLC18B1 gene encoding MFS-type transporter SLC18B1 isoform X2, which yields MDSPGDPEGPRPPGGDGPPGGAVETSRRLSREQIFVLISAASINLGSMMCYSILGPFFPKEAEKKGASNTVIGTIFGCYALFDFLASLVFGKYLVHIGAKFMFVAGMFVSGAVTVLFGLLDQVPEGPVFIAMCFLLRITDAISFEAAITASSSIVAKAFPNNVATVLGSLETFSGLGLVLGPPLGGFLYQSFGYEVPFIFLGCIVLLMVPLNMCILPNYESDKGKHSFWKLITLPKVAFLSIVITSFSSCFGFLDPTLSLFVLEKFNLPAGYVGLVFLGLALSYAISSPLVGLLSDKMPHLRKWLLVFGNLTLAGCYMLLGPAPFLHIKSQLWLLVLILVINGISAGIGLIPTFPEILSCAHENGFEEGLSTLGLVSGLFGAMWSVGAFVGPTLGGFLYEKIGFEWAAALQGLWALTSGLAMGLFYLLEHLRRRRRSELQNILGTEEERTALLSDER from the exons GTGATGGCCCTCCAGGAGGTGCAGTGGAGACATCCAGGCGGCTTTCAAGAGAACAGATTTTTGTACTGATATCAGCAGCTTCCATTAACTTAGGTTCCATGATGTGCTATTCTATCCTTGGACCCTTTTTCCCCAAGGAG gctgaaaagAAAGGAGCCAGCAATACAGTTATTGGTACAATCTTTGGATGTTATGCTTTGTTTGACTTTCTGGCATCTTTGGTATTTGGAAAATAt CTTGTACATATTGGAGCAAAATTTATGTTTGTAGCAGGAATGTTTGTCTCAGGAGCAGTTACAGTTCTCTTTGG tCTCTTGGACCAAGTTCCAGAAGGACCAGTGTTTATTGCTATGTGCTTTCTACTGAGAATAACTGATGCAATAAGTTTCGAGGCAGCAATAACTGCCTCTTCTTCTATCGTTGCAAAGGCTTTTCCAAACAATGTGGCTACAGTATTG GGAAGTCTTGAGACTTTCTCTGGACTGGGACTAGTGCTGGGGCCTCCTTTGGGTGGCTTTTTGTATCAGTCCTTTGGCTATGAGGTGCCTTTCATTTTTCTGGGATGCATAGTTCTGCTGATGGTTCCCCTCAACATGTGTATTTTACCCAATTATG AGTCTGATAAAGGGAAACACTCATTCTGGAAACTCATCACTTTACCCAAGGTTGCCTTTTTATCCATTGTCATCACCTCATTCAGCTCCTGTTTTGGCTTCCTTGATCCTACACTGTCCCTCTTTGTTTTGGAGAAG TTTAATTTACCAGCTGGATATGTGGGACTGGTATTCCTGGGTTTGGCATTATCCTATGCCATTTCTTCACCACTGGTGGGCCTACTCAGTGATAAAATGCCA CACCTGAGGAAATGGCTTCTGGTTTTTGGAAACTTAACCTTAGCAGGTTGCTACATGCTCTTAGGACCTGCCCCATTCTTGCACATTAAGAG TCAGCTCTGGTTGTTGGTGCTGATATTAGTCATAAATGGTATCTCTGCTGGAATTGGCTTGATTCCAACTTTCCCAGAGATTCTCAGTTGCGCACA TGAAAATGGATTTGAAGAAGGATTAAGTACCCTGGGACTTGTGTCAGGTCTCTTTGGTGCAATGTGGTCAGTTGG TGCTTTTGTAGGACCAACGCTGGGGGGATTTCTCTATGAGAAAATTGGTTTCGAGTGGGCAGCTGCTCTACAGGGTCTCTGGGCTCTGACAAGC gGACTAGCGATGGGCTTGTTTTATCTGTTGGAGCActtgaggagaaggaggag aTCTGAACTTCAAAATATCCTTGGCACAGAGGAGGAACGGACTGCTCTCTTGTCTGATGAAAGGTAG
- the SLC18B1 gene encoding MFS-type transporter SLC18B1 isoform X3 produces the protein MMCYSILGPFFPKEAEKKGASNTVIGTIFGCYALFDFLASLVFGKYLVHIGAKFMFVAGMFVSGAVTVLFGLLDQVPEGPVFIAMCFLLRITDAISFEAAITASSSIVAKAFPNNVATVLGSLETFSGLGLVLGPPLGGFLYQSFGYEVPFIFLGCIVLLMVPLNMCILPNYESDKGKHSFWKLITLPKVAFLSIVITSFSSCFGFLDPTLSLFVLEKFNLPAGYVGLVFLGLALSYAISSPLVGLLSDKMPHLRKWLLVFGNLTLAGCYMLLGPAPFLHIKSQLWLLVLILVINGISAGIGLIPTFPEILSCAHENGFEEGLSTLGLVSGLFGAMWSVGAFVGPTLGGFLYEKIGFEWAAALQGLWALTSGLAMGLFYLLEHLRRRRRSELQNILGTEEERTALLSDER, from the exons ATGATGTGCTATTCTATCCTTGGACCCTTTTTCCCCAAGGAG gctgaaaagAAAGGAGCCAGCAATACAGTTATTGGTACAATCTTTGGATGTTATGCTTTGTTTGACTTTCTGGCATCTTTGGTATTTGGAAAATAt CTTGTACATATTGGAGCAAAATTTATGTTTGTAGCAGGAATGTTTGTCTCAGGAGCAGTTACAGTTCTCTTTGG tCTCTTGGACCAAGTTCCAGAAGGACCAGTGTTTATTGCTATGTGCTTTCTACTGAGAATAACTGATGCAATAAGTTTCGAGGCAGCAATAACTGCCTCTTCTTCTATCGTTGCAAAGGCTTTTCCAAACAATGTGGCTACAGTATTG GGAAGTCTTGAGACTTTCTCTGGACTGGGACTAGTGCTGGGGCCTCCTTTGGGTGGCTTTTTGTATCAGTCCTTTGGCTATGAGGTGCCTTTCATTTTTCTGGGATGCATAGTTCTGCTGATGGTTCCCCTCAACATGTGTATTTTACCCAATTATG AGTCTGATAAAGGGAAACACTCATTCTGGAAACTCATCACTTTACCCAAGGTTGCCTTTTTATCCATTGTCATCACCTCATTCAGCTCCTGTTTTGGCTTCCTTGATCCTACACTGTCCCTCTTTGTTTTGGAGAAG TTTAATTTACCAGCTGGATATGTGGGACTGGTATTCCTGGGTTTGGCATTATCCTATGCCATTTCTTCACCACTGGTGGGCCTACTCAGTGATAAAATGCCA CACCTGAGGAAATGGCTTCTGGTTTTTGGAAACTTAACCTTAGCAGGTTGCTACATGCTCTTAGGACCTGCCCCATTCTTGCACATTAAGAG TCAGCTCTGGTTGTTGGTGCTGATATTAGTCATAAATGGTATCTCTGCTGGAATTGGCTTGATTCCAACTTTCCCAGAGATTCTCAGTTGCGCACA TGAAAATGGATTTGAAGAAGGATTAAGTACCCTGGGACTTGTGTCAGGTCTCTTTGGTGCAATGTGGTCAGTTGG TGCTTTTGTAGGACCAACGCTGGGGGGATTTCTCTATGAGAAAATTGGTTTCGAGTGGGCAGCTGCTCTACAGGGTCTCTGGGCTCTGACAAGC gGACTAGCGATGGGCTTGTTTTATCTGTTGGAGCActtgaggagaaggaggag aTCTGAACTTCAAAATATCCTTGGCACAGAGGAGGAACGGACTGCTCTCTTGTCTGATGAAAGGTAG
- the SLC18B1 gene encoding MFS-type transporter SLC18B1 isoform X1: protein MDRGTWRATIQGVPKNWIQLGDGPPGGAVETSRRLSREQIFVLISAASINLGSMMCYSILGPFFPKEAEKKGASNTVIGTIFGCYALFDFLASLVFGKYLVHIGAKFMFVAGMFVSGAVTVLFGLLDQVPEGPVFIAMCFLLRITDAISFEAAITASSSIVAKAFPNNVATVLGSLETFSGLGLVLGPPLGGFLYQSFGYEVPFIFLGCIVLLMVPLNMCILPNYESDKGKHSFWKLITLPKVAFLSIVITSFSSCFGFLDPTLSLFVLEKFNLPAGYVGLVFLGLALSYAISSPLVGLLSDKMPHLRKWLLVFGNLTLAGCYMLLGPAPFLHIKSQLWLLVLILVINGISAGIGLIPTFPEILSCAHENGFEEGLSTLGLVSGLFGAMWSVGAFVGPTLGGFLYEKIGFEWAAALQGLWALTSGLAMGLFYLLEHLRRRRRSELQNILGTEEERTALLSDER from the exons atggacagaggaacctggcgggctacaatccaaggggtcccaaagaattggatacaactgg GTGATGGCCCTCCAGGAGGTGCAGTGGAGACATCCAGGCGGCTTTCAAGAGAACAGATTTTTGTACTGATATCAGCAGCTTCCATTAACTTAGGTTCCATGATGTGCTATTCTATCCTTGGACCCTTTTTCCCCAAGGAG gctgaaaagAAAGGAGCCAGCAATACAGTTATTGGTACAATCTTTGGATGTTATGCTTTGTTTGACTTTCTGGCATCTTTGGTATTTGGAAAATAt CTTGTACATATTGGAGCAAAATTTATGTTTGTAGCAGGAATGTTTGTCTCAGGAGCAGTTACAGTTCTCTTTGG tCTCTTGGACCAAGTTCCAGAAGGACCAGTGTTTATTGCTATGTGCTTTCTACTGAGAATAACTGATGCAATAAGTTTCGAGGCAGCAATAACTGCCTCTTCTTCTATCGTTGCAAAGGCTTTTCCAAACAATGTGGCTACAGTATTG GGAAGTCTTGAGACTTTCTCTGGACTGGGACTAGTGCTGGGGCCTCCTTTGGGTGGCTTTTTGTATCAGTCCTTTGGCTATGAGGTGCCTTTCATTTTTCTGGGATGCATAGTTCTGCTGATGGTTCCCCTCAACATGTGTATTTTACCCAATTATG AGTCTGATAAAGGGAAACACTCATTCTGGAAACTCATCACTTTACCCAAGGTTGCCTTTTTATCCATTGTCATCACCTCATTCAGCTCCTGTTTTGGCTTCCTTGATCCTACACTGTCCCTCTTTGTTTTGGAGAAG TTTAATTTACCAGCTGGATATGTGGGACTGGTATTCCTGGGTTTGGCATTATCCTATGCCATTTCTTCACCACTGGTGGGCCTACTCAGTGATAAAATGCCA CACCTGAGGAAATGGCTTCTGGTTTTTGGAAACTTAACCTTAGCAGGTTGCTACATGCTCTTAGGACCTGCCCCATTCTTGCACATTAAGAG TCAGCTCTGGTTGTTGGTGCTGATATTAGTCATAAATGGTATCTCTGCTGGAATTGGCTTGATTCCAACTTTCCCAGAGATTCTCAGTTGCGCACA TGAAAATGGATTTGAAGAAGGATTAAGTACCCTGGGACTTGTGTCAGGTCTCTTTGGTGCAATGTGGTCAGTTGG TGCTTTTGTAGGACCAACGCTGGGGGGATTTCTCTATGAGAAAATTGGTTTCGAGTGGGCAGCTGCTCTACAGGGTCTCTGGGCTCTGACAAGC gGACTAGCGATGGGCTTGTTTTATCTGTTGGAGCActtgaggagaaggaggag aTCTGAACTTCAAAATATCCTTGGCACAGAGGAGGAACGGACTGCTCTCTTGTCTGATGAAAGGTAG